The following proteins come from a genomic window of Miscanthus floridulus cultivar M001 chromosome 2, ASM1932011v1, whole genome shotgun sequence:
- the LOC136536872 gene encoding uncharacterized protein: MAQNMQNIGQGNGNAPPHVRDKWGEFLKGHPPVFKHSTDPLQADDWLRAIERQLEIAQCDDKEKVLYAFGYAFRSHHVPAGLMKLKKEFLALKQGSMTVAEYRDKFIQLSRYAPTEVDEDEKRQELFMEGLNDGLQYQSLSHTFASF; the protein is encoded by the exons atggcccagaacatgcagaacatagggcaagggaatgggaatgcaccccctcatgtcagagaTAAGTGGGGAGAGTTtttgaaaggacacccacctgtattcaagcactctacTGACCCACTCCAGGCTGACgactggctacgtgccattgagaggcaactggagattgcccagtGTGATGATAAGGAGAAGGTTCTATATGCTTTTGGATA TGCCTTCCGCTCTCACCacgtgcctgcaggactgatgaagttgaagaaggagttcttggctctcaagcaggggagcatgactgttgctgaatatcgtgacaagttcatacaattgtcacggtatgcaccaaCTGAGGTAGATGAGGACGAGAAGAGGCAGGAGTTGTTTATGGAGGGCctaaatgatggtctccagtaccagtcGTTGTCTCATACTTTTGCTAGCTTCTAG